A window of the Pseudochaenichthys georgianus unplaced genomic scaffold, fPseGeo1.2 scaffold_739_arrow_ctg1, whole genome shotgun sequence genome harbors these coding sequences:
- the LOC117444126 gene encoding ribonuclease inhibitor-like, giving the protein LSGCELSERSCEALSSVLSSQSSSLRKLDLSNNDLQDSGVKLLSAGLESPHCTLETLRLSVCNLSERSCAALSSVLSSQSSSLRELDLSNNDLQDSGVKLLSAGLESPHCTLETLRLSGCLVSEEGCVSLASALSSNPSHLRELDLSYNHPGDSGEKLLSAGLEDPLWRLDTLRMEPAGVRWLRPGLRKYSCELSLDTNTANWNLKLSEDNRTVTRVKEKQPYPDHPERFDVWPQLMCREALTGHCYWEVEWRGGVHISVTYRGIRRRGGGEDCLFGENDQSWSLICSDGGYSVWHNNTVTQITSSSSSSSSSSSSGRVAVYLDRPAGSLSFYRVSSDRLIHLHTSRTTFTEPLYAGFGFWSGSSVSLCPL; this is encoded by the exons ACTGAGTGGCTGTGAGCTGTCAGAGAGAAGCTGTGAAGCTCTGTCCTCAGTCCTCAGCTCCCAGTCCTCTAGTCTGAGAAAGCTGGACCTGAGTAACAACGACCTGCAGGATTCAGGAGTGAAGCTGCTGTCTGCTGGACTGGAGAGTCCTCACTGCACTCTGGAGACTCTCAG ACTGAGTGTCTGTAACCTGTCAGAGAGAAGCTGTGcagctctgtcctcagtccTCAGCTCCCAGTCCTCTAGTCTGAGAGAGCTGGACCTGAGTAACAACGACCTGCAGGATTCAGGAGTGAAGCTGCTGTCTGCTGGACTGGAGAGTCCACACTGTACTCTGGAGACTCTCAG GCTGTCAGGCTGTCTGGTCTCAGAGGAAGGCTGTGTTTCTCTGGCTTCAGCTCTGAGCTCCAACCCCTCCCATCTGAGAGAGCTGGACCTGAGCTACAATCATCCAGGAGACTCAGGAGAGAAGCTGCTGTCTGCTGGACTGGAGGATCCTCTCTGGAGACTGGACACTCTCAG GATGGAGCCTGCTGGAGTCCGATGGCTGAGACCCGGTCTGAGGAAGT ATTCCTGTGAACTCTCACTCGACACAAACACAGCAAACTGGAACCTCAAACTGTCTGAGGACAACAGGACAGTGACACGTGTGAAGGAGAAGCAGCCATATCCTGATCATCCAGAGAGGTTTGATGTCTGGCCTCAGCTGATGTGCAGAGAAGCTCTGACTGGTCACTGCTACTGGGAGGTCGAGTGGAGAGGAGGGGTTCATATATCAGTGACTTACAGAGGaatcaggaggagaggaggcgGAGAGGACTGTTTGTTTGGAGAGAATGATCAGTCCTGGAGTCTGATCTGCTCTGATGGTGGTTACTCTGTCTGGCACAATAACACAGTAACACAgatcacctcctcctcctcctcctcctcctcctcctcctcctctggtaGAGTAGCAGTGTATCTGGATCGTCCTGCTGGCTCTCTCTCCTTCTACAGAGTCTCCTCTGACAGACTGATCCATctccacacctccagaaccacATTCACTGAACCTCTCTACGCTGGCTTTGGGTTCTGGTCTGGTTCCTCAGTGTCTCTGTGTCCTCTGTAG